From Hydra vulgaris chromosome 15, alternate assembly HydraT2T_AEP, one genomic window encodes:
- the LOC136072062 gene encoding GATOR1 complex protein NPRL2-like encodes MSKLKCVLFCDFHPLLGPQVAYQAPVDFITKEQIDSIAPYIIPKPQFQGRLISFKAYGFTFMGYPIKIDNKKYDRNALLFNALFVFNENDCVQEFESVVTKLAGYLTTLELETEYIWNSKTKRNLQSILTKILEDISSLGECTIPVDHCNTIFLKVVKLPKEPPIVYDDQVPVFLWSKSAIENQHWDLTAQRIIPCIDGCNHVQKIAFIAEVDLSIVRSAIQTLLFYGVVALVPIFLYSNKYAVKPKINNLLKDPSMRNECIAYVSQDSEKPSSFHNIFKLYCELGPGISVNDLCNRHDPVALGINIQRLILYGLIKKFVHNLNKYPVYSSTNQITNSSIEYLKYFNGCHSYSKICCMSVTAGESMHIEEIKSTIDNDPNVILIWK; translated from the exons ATGTCAAAACTAAAGTGCGTCCTTTTTTGCGATTTTCATCCTCTTCTTGGTCCTCAAGTGGCTTATCAAGCCCCAGTCGATTTTATTACAAAAGAACAAATTGATTCAATAGCACCTTACATCATTCCTAAACCTCAATTTCAAGGACGTCTTATAAGTTTTAAAGCATATGGTTTTACATTTATGGGCTATCcgataaaaattgataataaaaagtatGACAGAAACGCGTTATTATTTAATGCGCTGTTtgtgtttaatgaaaatgactGTGTGCAGGAATTTGAATCAGTTGTGACAAAATTAGCCGGCTACCTTACAACTTTGGAATTAGAGACAGAGTATATATGGAATTCAAAAACGAAAAGAAATCTTCAAAGCATTTTGACGAAGATACTTGAAGATATTAG ttcgCTGGGAGAGTGTACTATTCCAGTAGATCattgtaatacaatatttttaaaagtagtaaaaCTTCCAAAAGAACCGCCAATTGTGTATGATGATCAAGTTCCAGTTTTTCTGTGGAGTAAATCTGCCATTGAAAATCAGCACTGGGATTTGACAGCGCAGCGTATAATTCCTTGTATAGACGGATGCAATCATGTGCAAAAGATTGCGTTTATTGCTGAAGTAGATTTAAGCATAGTGCGTTCTGCTATacaaactttacttttttatggTGTTGTTGCTTTAGTACCTATATTTCTATATTCAAACAAGTATGCTGTTAAACCGAAAATCAATAATCTTCTTAAAGACCCTTCAATGAGGAATGAATGCATCGCCTACGTTTCTCAAGACAGTGAAAAGCCATCtagttttcataatatttttaaattgtattgtgAGTTAGGGCCTGGAATATCGGTTAATGATCTTTGCAATCGACACGATCCTGTTGCACTGGGAATCAACATTCAAAGACTAATACTTTACGGCCTAATAAAGAAGTTTGTTcacaacttaaataaatatcCAGTATACAGTTCAACTAATCAAATTACAAATAGTTcgattgaatatttaaaatactttaatggCTGCCATAGTTACTCAAAAATATGCTGCATGTCAGTGACTGCCGGTGAATCAATGcatattgaagaaattaaatcGACAATAGACAATGATCCAAACGTTATTTTAATTTGGAAGTGA